A portion of the Streptomyces sp. NBC_00376 genome contains these proteins:
- a CDS encoding class I SAM-dependent methyltransferase, with amino-acid sequence MSGAPEETPSEAERARFEALVAEAATVSVDGWDFSWLDGRATEERPSWGYARAMADRMGRATAALDIQTGGGEVLASVPKLPPLTVATESWPPNIARATALLHPLGAAVVADADEPPLPFGDNAFDLVVSRHPVTTWWAEIARVLVPGGTYFSQQVGPASVFELVEYFLGPQPPEVRGARDPEQARAAAEAAGLEVVDLRAERLRTEFLDIGAVVYFLRKVIWMVPGFTVEEYRPRLAELHRLIEKEGPFVAHTTRFLIEARKPDRP; translated from the coding sequence ATGTCCGGAGCACCCGAAGAGACGCCGTCCGAAGCAGAGCGCGCACGATTCGAAGCCCTCGTCGCGGAGGCGGCCACCGTCTCCGTGGACGGCTGGGACTTCTCCTGGCTCGACGGCCGGGCCACCGAAGAGCGCCCCTCCTGGGGCTACGCCCGTGCCATGGCGGACCGGATGGGGCGGGCCACAGCCGCGCTCGACATCCAGACCGGCGGCGGCGAGGTCCTCGCCTCCGTACCGAAGCTGCCGCCGCTCACCGTCGCCACCGAGTCCTGGCCGCCGAACATCGCCCGCGCCACCGCGCTCCTGCACCCGCTCGGCGCGGCCGTGGTCGCCGACGCGGACGAGCCGCCGCTGCCGTTCGGCGACAACGCCTTCGACCTGGTGGTCAGCCGGCACCCGGTCACCACCTGGTGGGCGGAGATCGCGCGGGTGCTCGTCCCCGGCGGCACGTACTTCTCCCAACAGGTCGGCCCGGCCAGCGTCTTCGAGCTCGTCGAGTACTTCCTCGGCCCGCAGCCGCCCGAGGTGCGCGGCGCCCGCGACCCCGAGCAGGCGCGCGCGGCCGCAGAGGCGGCCGGGCTGGAGGTCGTCGATCTGCGGGCGGAACGACTGCGTACCGAATTCCTCGACATCGGCGCCGTCGTCTACTTCCTGCGCAAGGTGATCTGGATGGTGCCGGGCTTCACCGTCGAGGAGTACCGGCCGCGCCTGGCCGAACTGCACCGACTGATCGAGAAAGAGGGGCCGTTCGTCGCCCACACCACCCGATTCCTGATCGAGGCCCGCAAACCGGACCGGCCCTGA
- a CDS encoding prepilin peptidase, with the protein MDAMLTVLAAFWGAAAGLLVPRAAYRFSVEPEDPWRDACPEGHALTGAARGWLGSTRCARCAAVPVPAAAGAERGEPDGGPDRTPPATRYAPGVLVPVVTALSCAVLAAATGLRPELAVWLLMAPVAVLLATIDRRVHRLPDRLTLPAAGAVAVLLGAAALLPEHAGSWLSALLGGAALGGFYFLLFLINPNGMGFGDVKLALSLGMALGWYGWAVVFAGGFAGFLLGAVYGFGLMVMKKAGRKTGIPFGPFMITGALLGILLGALAA; encoded by the coding sequence GTGGACGCCATGCTGACAGTGCTCGCCGCATTCTGGGGCGCAGCGGCCGGACTGCTGGTCCCGCGCGCCGCCTACCGGTTCTCCGTCGAACCGGAGGACCCCTGGCGCGACGCCTGCCCCGAGGGCCACGCCCTGACCGGGGCCGCCCGCGGCTGGCTCGGCTCCACCCGGTGCGCCCGGTGCGCGGCCGTGCCGGTACCCGCCGCCGCGGGCGCCGAGCGGGGAGAGCCGGACGGTGGGCCGGACCGCACGCCGCCCGCCACGCGTTACGCCCCCGGCGTCCTCGTCCCCGTCGTCACCGCGCTGTCCTGCGCCGTCCTCGCGGCGGCCACCGGGCTCCGCCCCGAACTGGCCGTCTGGCTGCTGATGGCACCCGTCGCCGTACTCCTGGCGACCATCGACCGCCGCGTCCACCGGCTGCCCGACCGGCTGACGCTGCCCGCCGCCGGGGCCGTCGCCGTACTCCTCGGCGCCGCCGCCCTTCTCCCCGAGCACGCCGGATCCTGGCTGTCCGCCCTGCTCGGCGGCGCCGCGCTCGGCGGCTTCTACTTCCTGCTCTTCCTCATCAACCCGAACGGAATGGGCTTCGGGGACGTCAAGCTCGCCCTCTCGCTGGGCATGGCCCTCGGCTGGTACGGCTGGGCCGTGGTGTTCGCCGGAGGCTTCGCCGGGTTCCTGCTCGGAGCGGTGTACGGGTTCGGGCTGATGGTCATGAAGAAGGCCGGGCGCAAGACCGGCATCCCGTTCGGCCCCTTCATGATCACGGGCGCGCTGCTGGGCATACTGCTCGGCGCCCTGGCCGCCTGA
- a CDS encoding DUF192 domain-containing protein has protein sequence MAMAQWRNGNGTLTVTDAQGGQGEEIPLRIAASYRARSRGLLGQDGIDGALLITPCGSVHSFRMRFTIDVAYLDRKFKVVAVHTMKPGRLGLPRLRARHVVEAEAGAMEKWGIRPGVRVTIVQSGTDRK, from the coding sequence ATGGCCATGGCTCAATGGCGCAATGGCAACGGCACGTTGACGGTCACCGACGCACAGGGTGGACAGGGCGAGGAGATCCCGCTGCGGATCGCGGCCTCGTACCGGGCCCGGAGCCGCGGACTGCTCGGGCAGGACGGGATCGACGGCGCTCTCCTGATCACCCCGTGCGGGAGTGTGCACAGCTTCCGGATGCGGTTCACCATCGATGTGGCTTACCTGGACCGGAAGTTCAAGGTCGTGGCGGTCCACACGATGAAGCCCGGCCGGCTGGGCCTGCCCCGGCTGCGGGCCCGGCATGTGGTCGAGGCGGAGGCGGGGGCGATGGAGAAGTGGGGGATCCGGCCGGGGGTCCGGGTGACGATCGTGCAGAGCGGGACCGACCGGAAGTGA
- a CDS encoding helix-turn-helix domain-containing protein: protein MSEAPDSHMSTIGPRLRELRLAQGLTLAQVAEAAGVTKGFVSLAERGKTSVSVPTLIRICEALGTGIATLFDYPDQDVVKGGVGAKLEMGGHGIEEFLLTPAEERHVQVMRTILRPGGGSGGAYSLEAETVFAYMVRGTLRLSVDGEPRLLEAGDSTTFSARAAHAWDNPGEEEAEVLWSIAPALPLSRTKLRP, encoded by the coding sequence ATGTCCGAAGCCCCTGACAGTCACATGTCCACGATCGGCCCGAGGCTGCGTGAGCTCCGCCTGGCGCAGGGCCTGACACTCGCCCAGGTAGCGGAAGCGGCCGGCGTGACCAAGGGCTTCGTGAGCCTTGCCGAGCGCGGCAAGACCTCGGTCTCCGTCCCGACCCTGATCCGTATCTGCGAGGCCCTGGGCACCGGCATCGCCACGCTCTTCGACTATCCGGACCAGGACGTCGTCAAGGGCGGCGTGGGCGCCAAGCTGGAGATGGGCGGCCACGGCATCGAGGAGTTCCTCCTGACGCCCGCCGAGGAACGGCACGTCCAGGTCATGCGGACGATCCTGCGGCCCGGCGGCGGCTCCGGCGGTGCGTACAGCCTGGAGGCCGAGACGGTCTTCGCGTACATGGTCCGCGGCACGCTGCGGCTGAGCGTGGACGGTGAGCCCAGGCTCCTGGAGGCCGGTGACTCGACGACGTTCTCGGCGCGGGCCGCGCACGCCTGGGACAACCCCGGCGAGGAGGAGGCCGAGGTCCTCTGGTCGATCGCCCCGGCCCTGCCGCTGTCCCGCACGAAGCTCCGGCCGTAG
- a CDS encoding Zn-dependent alcohol dehydrogenase, protein MSSPSFQESTARTVRGVVLRSPGQQVAVADITLDPPGPGEVEVAVTAAGVCHSDLHVLRGEWDHPTPVVMGHEGSGVVTALGAGVTGLEVGDHVVLSWVPSCGTCRFCLAGRPAACSLVAEVVAPGGVLYDGTSRLSVDGEPAHHYLGVSSFAERVVVPASGAIKVREDAPLDVIALVGCAIATGVGAVRNTAGVEAGATVAVIGCGGVGLSCVQGARLAKAGRIVAVDVVPEKLELARRLGATDTVDARQGDVVEALRALVPEGLDYVFDAIGKIETTEQSIAALGQGGAAVIVGLPPTGRTARFDPLALAEADQRILGSNYGSVDAARDIPALVDLVVSGELDVESMISARRPLDEAGDALADLAAGHALRQLLMMEDRT, encoded by the coding sequence ATGAGCTCCCCGTCCTTCCAAGAGAGCACCGCGCGCACCGTGCGCGGCGTCGTCCTGCGCTCCCCGGGCCAGCAGGTGGCCGTCGCCGACATCACCCTGGACCCGCCCGGCCCGGGTGAGGTCGAGGTCGCCGTGACCGCGGCCGGCGTCTGCCACTCCGACCTCCATGTCCTGCGCGGCGAGTGGGACCACCCCACCCCGGTCGTGATGGGGCACGAGGGCTCCGGCGTGGTCACCGCGCTCGGCGCGGGCGTCACCGGGCTGGAGGTCGGCGACCACGTCGTGCTCTCCTGGGTCCCCTCCTGCGGCACCTGCCGCTTCTGCCTCGCCGGACGGCCCGCCGCGTGCAGCCTGGTCGCCGAGGTCGTGGCGCCCGGCGGGGTGCTGTACGACGGCACCAGCCGGCTCTCGGTCGACGGCGAGCCGGCCCACCACTACCTGGGTGTCTCCTCGTTCGCCGAGCGCGTCGTGGTGCCCGCCTCCGGCGCGATCAAGGTGCGCGAGGACGCGCCCCTCGACGTCATCGCCCTGGTCGGCTGCGCCATCGCCACCGGTGTCGGCGCGGTCCGCAACACGGCGGGCGTCGAGGCCGGCGCCACCGTCGCCGTCATCGGCTGCGGCGGCGTGGGCCTGTCCTGCGTACAGGGCGCCAGGCTGGCGAAGGCCGGCCGCATCGTCGCCGTCGACGTCGTCCCGGAGAAGCTGGAGCTGGCCCGCAGGCTCGGCGCCACGGACACGGTCGACGCCCGCCAGGGCGACGTCGTCGAGGCACTGCGCGCCCTGGTCCCGGAGGGCCTGGACTACGTGTTCGACGCCATCGGCAAGATCGAGACCACCGAGCAGTCCATCGCGGCGCTCGGCCAGGGCGGCGCCGCCGTCATCGTCGGCCTCCCGCCGACCGGCCGCACCGCACGCTTCGACCCGCTTGCGCTCGCCGAGGCCGACCAGCGCATCCTCGGCTCCAACTACGGCTCCGTCGACGCCGCCCGGGACATCCCGGCACTGGTGGACCTCGTGGTGTCGGGCGAGCTCGACGTGGAATCGATGATCTCGGCACGGCGTCCGCTGGACGAGGCGGGCGACGCGCTGGCCGACCTCGCCGCCGGCCACGCCCTGCGCCAGCTGCTGATGATGGAGGACCGGACATGA
- a CDS encoding APC family permease: protein MSTAGKQSTAAKPADGLAHRSVSTFEVGAQSVANVAPSAVIAFAPASMAASAGNGAWFSFFLAMAAVLAIAYCICVFARRRAGVGSLYAFSRLSLGAPGSFVTGWALLIGAVCIGSGSLAGAGYYTARALDQIGIGLFTGITGQILLDVLLAAVAMRLTIASVRTAARVASVLEVVSIVLIVVVLLPAFFKSGNIIDTEQLSLSGSTLDGIVFAVVLGVLGFVGFEGAASLGAEATDPYKAIPRSVMGSAVLAGVLYMFATYAQVAGFGGADALGKSSDPMDELAEMSGLGFLKFFLHAGFAASFVAVVMACITVAARLLFGMAKEGVMPARLGVAHPRHRTPSAAIWTITPFVVVPAVLVVGAGTAPLNATSYIDTIGVFGYMLSYTLVCLAAPLFVRRIGARGLIVTWGLGLIGAAAMIYVFYRNLWPVPAWPLNVLPYVFVGALVVGIVGFAVLRVRRPEVAERAGTFADDLD from the coding sequence ATGAGCACCGCCGGAAAGCAGTCCACCGCCGCGAAGCCGGCCGACGGCCTGGCCCACCGCTCCGTCTCCACCTTCGAGGTCGGCGCGCAGAGCGTCGCCAACGTCGCGCCCAGCGCCGTCATCGCCTTCGCCCCCGCCAGCATGGCGGCGTCCGCGGGCAACGGCGCCTGGTTCTCCTTCTTCCTGGCCATGGCGGCCGTGCTCGCCATCGCGTACTGCATCTGCGTCTTCGCCCGCAGGCGCGCCGGGGTCGGTTCGCTTTACGCCTTCTCCCGGCTCTCGCTCGGGGCGCCCGGCTCCTTCGTGACCGGGTGGGCGCTGCTCATCGGGGCGGTGTGCATCGGCTCGGGTTCGCTGGCCGGGGCCGGTTACTACACGGCGCGCGCCCTCGACCAGATCGGGATCGGGCTCTTCACCGGGATCACCGGTCAGATCCTGCTGGACGTGCTGCTGGCCGCCGTGGCGATGCGGCTGACGATCGCCAGTGTGCGGACGGCCGCCCGGGTCGCCTCGGTGCTGGAGGTCGTGTCGATCGTCCTGATCGTGGTCGTCCTGCTCCCCGCCTTCTTCAAGAGCGGGAACATCATCGACACCGAGCAGCTGAGCCTCAGCGGCTCCACCCTCGACGGCATCGTCTTCGCCGTGGTGCTGGGCGTGCTCGGCTTCGTCGGCTTCGAGGGCGCCGCTTCGCTGGGCGCCGAGGCCACCGACCCGTACAAGGCGATCCCCCGCTCGGTGATGGGCAGTGCGGTGCTGGCCGGTGTGCTGTACATGTTCGCCACGTACGCGCAGGTCGCCGGGTTCGGCGGGGCGGACGCGCTGGGCAAGAGCTCCGACCCGATGGACGAGCTGGCGGAGATGTCCGGTCTCGGCTTCCTGAAGTTCTTCCTGCACGCGGGCTTCGCGGCGTCGTTCGTGGCCGTGGTGATGGCCTGCATCACCGTCGCCGCCCGGCTGCTCTTCGGCATGGCGAAGGAGGGTGTGATGCCGGCCCGGCTCGGCGTCGCCCACCCTCGCCACCGCACCCCGTCCGCCGCGATCTGGACCATCACCCCGTTCGTCGTCGTCCCCGCGGTGCTCGTGGTCGGCGCCGGTACCGCGCCGCTGAACGCGACGTCGTACATCGACACCATCGGCGTCTTCGGCTACATGCTCAGCTACACCCTGGTGTGTCTGGCCGCTCCGCTGTTCGTGCGCCGGATCGGGGCCCGCGGCCTGATCGTCACCTGGGGCCTGGGGCTGATCGGTGCCGCCGCGATGATCTACGTCTTCTACCGCAACCTGTGGCCGGTTCCGGCCTGGCCGCTGAACGTACTGCCGTACGTGTTCGTCGGCGCGCTGGTCGTGGGCATCGTCGGCTTCGCCGTACTGCGGGTCCGCAGACCGGAGGTCGCCGAGCGCGCGGGAACGTTCGCGGACGACCTGGACTGA
- a CDS encoding DUF3592 domain-containing protein: MQILPGGTATFLLLFGLLLGAFALRSALRLNRVLRLVRHGERAEGRCSDRRTVDRGPGSERGYATEYVFAFRTREGRDIEFTDHAPGPFGFEVGAPVRVSYDPADPAGSATVAGPGAWGPVLMPAAFTLVPGAFAVGLLLGFAAMRGWL; the protein is encoded by the coding sequence ATGCAGATCCTGCCCGGTGGCACGGCCACGTTCCTGCTGCTGTTCGGCCTGCTCCTGGGCGCGTTCGCACTCCGTTCCGCGCTGAGGCTGAACCGGGTGCTGCGGCTGGTGCGGCACGGCGAACGCGCCGAGGGCCGGTGCTCGGACCGCCGGACGGTCGACCGGGGGCCGGGCTCGGAGCGTGGTTACGCCACCGAGTACGTCTTCGCGTTCCGCACCCGCGAAGGCCGCGACATCGAGTTCACCGACCATGCCCCGGGCCCGTTCGGCTTCGAGGTCGGGGCGCCGGTCCGGGTCAGTTACGACCCGGCCGACCCGGCGGGGAGCGCCACGGTGGCCGGGCCGGGGGCCTGGGGTCCGGTGCTGATGCCCGCGGCGTTCACGCTCGTGCCCGGGGCGTTCGCGGTGGGGCTGCTGCTGGGGTTCGCGGCGATGCGGGGATGGCTCTGA
- a CDS encoding Imm52 family immunity protein: MLDVVVSGSWGVRQESVQDIGRRWAQTLAALKAVDGATFGDWHDAGRGDASDPVVLPSGDPVSEKVLVDYIERKNTGPDLDVVGYTTSLWAHNPGKVRVTTAIHAGGSSPYVTNSISLGFRSRELDESTEVIRRAPEILRIIAEAWDIDTGEVYNDSQYDAVAAQFELKNSHPRCGRAVYLSAGRAAPAPEGLDGAYTRTAAGGLVIDLTRGGATVPDNETIIEANRELRAAGSLTPLPVPIDRDKF, translated from the coding sequence GTGCTTGATGTCGTTGTCAGCGGTTCTTGGGGTGTCCGGCAAGAGAGCGTCCAGGACATCGGCAGACGATGGGCCCAGACCCTCGCCGCGCTCAAGGCAGTGGACGGCGCCACATTCGGCGACTGGCACGACGCCGGGCGCGGCGACGCGTCCGATCCCGTGGTGCTGCCGTCGGGGGACCCGGTGTCGGAAAAGGTGCTGGTCGACTACATCGAGCGCAAGAACACAGGGCCCGATCTCGATGTGGTCGGCTACACGACTTCCCTCTGGGCGCACAATCCCGGGAAAGTACGTGTCACCACGGCAATTCACGCGGGCGGGTCGTCGCCGTACGTCACGAATTCGATCTCGCTCGGTTTCCGCTCGCGCGAGCTGGACGAATCGACCGAGGTGATCCGGCGGGCGCCCGAAATTCTGCGCATCATCGCGGAGGCCTGGGACATCGACACCGGTGAGGTGTACAACGATTCCCAGTACGACGCGGTGGCAGCGCAGTTCGAGTTGAAGAATTCCCATCCCCGGTGTGGCCGGGCGGTCTATCTCTCCGCCGGGCGGGCGGCACCGGCGCCCGAGGGCCTCGACGGCGCGTACACCCGTACCGCGGCAGGCGGCCTGGTCATCGATCTCACCCGGGGCGGTGCGACCGTGCCGGACAACGAGACGATCATCGAGGCCAACAGGGAACTGCGGGCGGCCGGGTCGCTGACCCCGCTCCCGGTGCCGATCGACCGCGACAAGTTCTGA
- a CDS encoding Tox-REase-5 domain-containing protein: MSGIGGFAVSGGGGGGVAVGRQGRQSLPRPLQAVLILVRLLFAAAALGGIGVLTVASAVDEVDGQLLGLLLYAALPSVTAFVLSLYARTGGVWIWRGLLAVHVWLTFGALANLGGDGGGRAVTQLVMPVAVIVLLFRPSSREWFDLPLEQRLPHRRFSIARMIKWRRDDAGQTAMEYLGMILVVVALIGGLVVTGIAAQLTGGMQDAICRLTGSACPAPGSNVEAGPGKDSGGTAASGGTDSGGTDSGGSVATGGTDSGGSGPAGSDSGSGSGGSDVAGGSNAAGGTDASGGTGSAGSAGNDSGASGASGSSAGSSGGDPAIQVDDGGDDVDTTGEPNGGDDDQDDSGDGDDGKSDESCTSGVGAFFSCAAHQTGGFFKGLIGDGLWGDITGTIGTIFHPVDAWNGLMDYGKSLGDKWSQDSKDAGGKWDDGDYLGAIWDWTKASGGTGLKVLDDMFIGDEVRDMWKNGDEGQAIGTGLWNIGSLFIPGYGEAKLIGKFGKLGKLGKLGKLGEVAQKAEKAANKAKKAAKAGDVDAAERAAQEAQRHADDAAEKAGLKGCTVGMGGRVRVPYGSGAGVGLSGSGTGTIAAPPISVPVGFLAKDCGDVDPEDKAAADEAQRLADEAKKAADAAKRRKNLEAAQNEPKPAWYKDLKDPPAGSKDGGDGNWEKIKPGVWNYPTEMGARYQEQISKVGRGTEYRMPLDKLTGKPVDFDGWDASRGTYLEAKYGYTGKKYYNADTGELAPDLANRWADQATRQLDAARGKPVEWHLSDPDVADAARKMFRDRKIDVIVINTPGDVVG, encoded by the coding sequence GTGTCTGGCATAGGCGGATTTGCGGTTTCGGGTGGCGGTGGCGGGGGCGTCGCCGTGGGCCGGCAGGGCAGGCAGTCCCTGCCGCGCCCGTTGCAGGCGGTGCTGATCCTCGTACGGCTCCTCTTCGCCGCCGCGGCTCTGGGCGGCATCGGTGTGCTGACGGTGGCGTCGGCGGTCGACGAGGTCGACGGCCAGCTCCTCGGGCTGCTGCTGTACGCGGCGCTGCCGAGCGTGACCGCCTTCGTGCTCTCGCTGTACGCGCGCACCGGTGGCGTCTGGATCTGGCGCGGACTGCTGGCCGTACACGTCTGGCTCACCTTCGGCGCACTGGCGAACCTCGGCGGGGACGGCGGTGGGCGCGCTGTCACCCAGCTGGTGATGCCGGTCGCCGTCATCGTCCTGCTGTTCCGGCCGAGTTCGCGCGAATGGTTCGACCTGCCACTCGAACAGCGCTTGCCGCACCGGCGGTTCAGCATCGCGCGCATGATCAAGTGGCGTCGGGACGACGCCGGTCAGACCGCGATGGAATACCTGGGCATGATCCTGGTGGTCGTGGCCCTCATCGGCGGGCTCGTCGTCACCGGCATCGCCGCCCAGCTGACCGGCGGGATGCAGGACGCGATCTGCCGGCTCACCGGGAGCGCCTGCCCCGCGCCCGGCAGCAATGTGGAGGCGGGTCCGGGCAAGGACTCCGGCGGTACGGCCGCTTCCGGCGGCACGGACTCGGGCGGCACGGACTCGGGCGGATCGGTGGCCACGGGCGGCACGGACTCCGGCGGCTCGGGCCCGGCGGGCTCCGACTCCGGCTCCGGTTCCGGTGGGTCGGACGTGGCCGGGGGATCCAATGCGGCCGGTGGGACCGATGCCTCCGGCGGAACCGGCTCGGCAGGCAGCGCGGGCAACGACTCCGGCGCCTCCGGCGCATCCGGAAGCTCCGCGGGCTCCAGCGGGGGTGACCCCGCCATCCAGGTCGACGACGGTGGCGACGACGTGGACACCACCGGGGAGCCGAACGGCGGCGACGATGACCAGGACGACTCCGGCGACGGCGACGACGGGAAGTCCGACGAGAGCTGCACCTCGGGCGTCGGGGCGTTCTTCTCCTGCGCCGCCCACCAGACCGGCGGCTTCTTCAAGGGCCTGATCGGCGACGGCCTGTGGGGCGACATCACCGGCACGATCGGCACGATCTTCCACCCGGTCGATGCGTGGAACGGCCTGATGGACTACGGCAAGAGCCTCGGCGACAAGTGGAGCCAGGACTCCAAGGACGCCGGGGGCAAGTGGGACGACGGCGACTACCTCGGCGCGATCTGGGACTGGACCAAGGCGTCCGGCGGCACCGGCCTCAAGGTCCTCGACGACATGTTCATCGGCGACGAAGTCCGTGACATGTGGAAGAACGGCGACGAGGGCCAGGCGATCGGCACCGGCCTCTGGAACATCGGCTCGCTGTTCATCCCGGGCTACGGCGAGGCCAAGCTCATCGGCAAGTTCGGAAAGCTGGGCAAGCTCGGGAAACTCGGCAAGCTCGGCGAAGTCGCCCAGAAGGCCGAGAAGGCCGCGAACAAGGCGAAGAAGGCCGCCAAGGCGGGCGATGTCGACGCCGCGGAGAGGGCCGCGCAGGAAGCACAGCGGCACGCCGACGACGCCGCCGAGAAGGCCGGCCTCAAGGGCTGCACCGTCGGGATGGGCGGTCGCGTCCGGGTCCCGTACGGCAGTGGTGCGGGCGTCGGACTGTCCGGCTCGGGCACCGGCACCATCGCCGCGCCGCCCATCTCGGTACCCGTCGGGTTCCTCGCGAAGGACTGCGGCGACGTCGACCCGGAGGACAAGGCCGCCGCCGACGAGGCCCAGCGACTGGCCGACGAGGCGAAGAAGGCCGCCGATGCTGCCAAGCGCAGGAAGAACCTGGAAGCCGCCCAGAACGAACCGAAGCCGGCCTGGTACAAGGACCTCAAGGACCCGCCGGCCGGGTCCAAGGACGGCGGCGACGGCAACTGGGAGAAGATCAAGCCCGGCGTCTGGAACTACCCGACCGAGATGGGCGCCCGCTATCAGGAGCAGATCTCCAAGGTGGGCCGCGGCACCGAGTACCGGATGCCGCTGGACAAACTCACGGGGAAGCCGGTCGATTTCGACGGCTGGGACGCCTCGCGGGGCACTTACCTGGAGGCGAAGTACGGGTACACGGGTAAGAAGTACTACAACGCCGACACCGGGGAACTCGCGCCGGATCTCGCCAACCGCTGGGCCGACCAGGCAACCCGGCAACTGGATGCCGCACGGGGCAAGCCGGTGGAATGGCACCTGTCCGATCCCGACGTCGCCGATGCGGCCCGGAAGATGTTCCGGGACCGGAAAATCGACGTTATCGTGATCAACACGCCGGGAGATGTCGTCGGCTGA
- a CDS encoding DinB family protein, protein MTRTDSPPAWDERTQLATFLDYVRATARAKCEGVSPEDARRAPLPGSPLMTIAGLINHLSWVEYYWFEVAFLGGPDEGPWTDEDPDREMRIAVDMPLADVLSLYEERTTRYSELVASTDLDTPAKQPRRDGRHPDLRWVVMHLIEETARHNGHLDVIREIVDGTTGV, encoded by the coding sequence ATGACACGCACCGATTCGCCTCCCGCATGGGACGAGCGCACCCAGTTGGCCACCTTCCTCGACTACGTCCGCGCCACCGCACGCGCGAAGTGCGAGGGCGTCTCGCCGGAGGACGCCCGCAGAGCCCCGCTGCCCGGATCGCCCCTGATGACGATCGCCGGGCTGATCAACCACCTGAGCTGGGTGGAGTACTACTGGTTCGAGGTGGCCTTCCTCGGTGGTCCGGACGAGGGTCCGTGGACCGACGAGGACCCCGACCGCGAAATGCGCATCGCGGTGGACATGCCACTCGCCGATGTGCTTTCGCTTTACGAGGAACGGACCACCCGCTACAGCGAGTTGGTGGCCTCCACCGACCTGGACACACCGGCCAAGCAGCCGCGGCGCGACGGCAGGCACCCCGATCTGCGCTGGGTCGTCATGCATCTGATCGAGGAGACCGCCCGGCACAACGGCCACCTCGACGTGATCCGGGAGATCGTCGACGGCACCACCGGCGTGTAG
- a CDS encoding LLM class F420-dependent oxidoreductase: MKLGLHYWNYSTPADPALIAPTLAESVRVAEQAGIASFSVMDHYFQMETGRSVADEPMLEGYTTLGYVAAVSERMTLGLMVTGVMYRHPGLLAKIVTSLDVLSGGRARLGIGASWYEREQYGLGVPVVPVAERFERLEETLRICLQMWSDDNGPFRGRHYRLAETLCVPEPIGGHPPIMIGGGGEKKTLLLVARYGDACNLFATDQEEVAHKLDVLRAHCEAEDRDYDAITKTVMYGGPVLEKPAAFLADAEAYADLGISEIQVLPDRDPVSFTHQIAERIAPAVAGIG, from the coding sequence ATGAAGCTCGGTCTGCACTACTGGAACTACTCGACACCGGCCGACCCGGCGCTCATCGCGCCCACGCTCGCGGAGTCGGTGCGGGTCGCCGAACAGGCCGGGATCGCGTCGTTCAGCGTGATGGACCACTACTTCCAGATGGAGACGGGGCGGAGCGTCGCCGACGAACCGATGCTGGAGGGGTACACCACCCTCGGCTACGTGGCGGCGGTGAGCGAGCGGATGACGCTCGGCCTGATGGTCACGGGGGTCATGTACCGGCACCCCGGCCTGCTGGCGAAGATCGTCACCAGCCTCGACGTGCTGTCGGGCGGCAGGGCGAGGCTGGGCATCGGTGCCTCCTGGTACGAGCGCGAGCAGTACGGGCTCGGCGTGCCGGTGGTTCCGGTCGCCGAGCGGTTCGAACGGCTGGAGGAGACGCTCCGCATCTGCCTCCAGATGTGGAGCGACGACAACGGCCCGTTCCGAGGCCGTCATTACCGGCTCGCCGAGACGCTCTGCGTGCCCGAGCCGATCGGCGGGCACCCGCCGATCATGATCGGCGGCGGGGGCGAGAAGAAGACCCTGCTCCTGGTCGCCCGCTACGGGGACGCGTGCAACCTCTTCGCCACCGACCAGGAGGAAGTGGCCCACAAGCTCGATGTGCTGCGGGCGCACTGCGAAGCGGAGGACCGCGACTACGACGCCATCACGAAGACCGTGATGTACGGCGGGCCGGTGCTGGAGAAACCGGCCGCGTTCCTCGCCGACGCGGAGGCGTACGCGGACCTGGGCATCAGCGAGATCCAGGTGCTGCCCGACCGGGACCCGGTCAGCTTCACCCACCAGATCGCGGAGCGCATCGCACCCGCCGTCGCCGGGATCGGATAG